A stretch of DNA from Microcebus murinus isolate Inina chromosome 17, M.murinus_Inina_mat1.0, whole genome shotgun sequence:
GCACGCCCAGCCTCCCGCCGGCGGCCTCCGCACGCCCGGCCTCCGCACGCCAGGTCTCCGCACGCCCGGCCTCCGCACGCCCAGCCTCCCGCCGGCGGCCTCCGCACGCCCGGCCTCCGCACGCCAGGTCTCCGCACGCCCGGCCTCCGCACGCCCAGCCTCCCGCCGGCGGCCTCCGCACGCCCGGCCTCCGCACGCCCGGCCTCCACACGCCCGGCCTCCCGCGGGCCGGCCTCCCGCGGGCCGGCCTCCGCACGCCCAGCCTCCCGCCGGCGGCCTCCGCACGCCCGGCCTCCGCACGCCCGGCCTCCGCACGCCCGGCCTCCCGCGGGCCGGCCTCCGCACGCCCGGCCTCCGCCCGGCCCCCGCGCGCCCTCCTTCGCTCACGCGTGCGGCGGCCGAGTCGCCCCCGCGCCTTGCTCCGCCCGGCGGCAGCTAACGGAAACCTCTCGGAGCCACTGACTGCGTTTGAAGGGCCCGACCGTGCAGAACTGTCCCCATGGGCAGTTACCTGAGCCGGGCTCGCCCCTGCCCGCCGCGCCCCGCTCTGCGCGGCGGGGACCAGCTGGGGACTCCGGGGCGCCTGCGGCCCGCGCACCCCGCTCGCCGTGTTCCCCCGGCCTTCCGGGCCCCCTCCTCGGCCCAGTCCCTGGAGCCGACCCGCAGGCTGTCCTGCCAGGATCGCGCGGCTTCACCCCGTCGGCGGCGGCGCCGGCGGCTCGCTGTAGTCCACAGGCAGCGATGCCCGATGGGGCAGGCCGGGTGTCTGTGCCTGCGGGTCTTTTCCTCGGCGCCCTGGCGGGGCGGTCCGCAGCAGCCAGTGCTGTCCGCTTCCCGCTCCAGGGTGCTCTGCACCTCGGTGATCCTGAAGATGGCATCTGCTAAGGGCAAACTGACGCTCCATGTGGCCTTGGAGCAGTCGGTCGTGTATATGTGGTCCTCACTCACTGACCACCTCTCAAACCCTCATGCAAAGGAGGCCCTGATGAGGGCCCTTAAAGAGAGCAATTACGTGGGAGCCGAGGAGGAGAAAGCCCTGACCACCCCCGAGGACAGGAGCAAAGGGCTAGCAAAGCACCAGGAAGGCCACATGGCCCATGAAAGGCAGGACCGTCCACGAAGGGGCTCAGATGGCGGGGGCAGTGCACAGTCTGCATTTCGGAGCCCGATGGTCAATGGAGTCCTCTGTTCCTTTgtgcccaggcctgggcctcTGAAGAGAGACTTCTGGTCTAAGAAC
This window harbors:
- the LOC105865097 gene encoding nuclear envelope pore membrane protein POM 121-like isoform X1, yielding MGSYLSRARPCPPRPALRGGDQLGTPGRLRPAHPARRVPPAFRAPSSAQSLEPTRRLSCQDRAASPRRRRRRRLAVVHRQRCPMGQAGCLCLRVFSSAPWRGGPQQPVLSASRSRVLCTSVILKMASAKGKLTLHVALEQSVVYMWSSLTDHLSNPHAKEALMRALKESNYVGAEEEKALTTPEDRSKGLAKHQEGHMAHERQDRPRRGSDGGGSAQSAFRSPMVNGVLCSFVPRPGPLKRDFWSKNPANSLLGKSQASFTRTCSRQNAISSSHSSTGSFPLLQKRSGAGTSELPSPALSGSQVTERSTSEGGPQVSTLASVVPQRKIKHERVVDAPPGQKQNQRDWNPPFDSSRPQKRKISLLLPYRRNDPLILPPFPQLGYRVTAEDLDLEKRSAIQYINQVLKDDGAKTQSN
- the LOC105865097 gene encoding nuclear envelope pore membrane protein POM 121-like isoform X2, producing MGSYLSRARPCPPRPALRGGDQLGTPGRLRPAHPARRVPPAFRAPSSAQSLEPTRRLSCQDRAASPRRRRRRRLAVVHRQRCPMGQAGCLCLRVFSSAPWRGGPQQPVLSASRSRVLCTSVILKMASAKGKLTLHVALEQSVVYMWSSLTDHLSNPHAKEALMRALKESNYVGAEEEKALTTPEDRSKGLAKHQEGHMAHERQDRPRRGSDGGGSAQSAFRSPMVNGVLCSFVPRPGPLKRDFWSKNPANSLLGKSQASFTRTCSRQNAISSSHSSTGSFPLLQKRSGAGTSELPSPALSGSQVTERSTSEGGPQLGYRVTAEDLDLEKRSAIQYINQVLKDDGAKTQSN